In a single window of the Acipenser ruthenus chromosome 42, fAciRut3.2 maternal haplotype, whole genome shotgun sequence genome:
- the LOC117966901 gene encoding keratin, type II cytoskeletal 8-like codes for MTSSFRMTTTKSSSGGSGGSGGFKGSGVSFRSSSGGGGGGGGFGSRSLIMPSRSRMSVVSSSFGGGRAGGGGGGYGGGASFSSMSSYGGMGGGGGGGFGGGYGGGMGMGGGMGMGGGMGMGGGFGGGGFGGGMGAPITAVTVNQSLLAPLNLEIDPNIQVIRSQEKEQIKGLNNRFASFIDKVRFLEQQNKMLETKWNLMQGQTTTKSNINAMFEAYIANLRRQLDSLGNDKMKLESDLSNMQNMVEDFKNKYEDEINKRASVENEFVLLKKDVDGAYMNKVELEAKVDALQDEINFLRAIYEEELREMQSQIKDTSVVLEMDNSRNLDMDSIVAEVRAQYEDIAAKSRAEAESWYKQKYEEMSTSAGQYGDDLRNTKSEIAELNRMISRLTSEIESVKGQRGNLEAQIAEAEERGELAVKDAKARIADLEAALQKAKQDMARQVREYQELMNVKLALDIEIATYRKLLEGEESRISSGGGAVTVHMQQSVSSSGGGFGMGGGGGGYGMGGGMGGGMGGGMGGGGGSGFGMGGGGGGGGFGMGGGMGGGSMSGGGYGGFSGGSSGGGGGSSKVSYSQSSTTKTKRY; via the exons ATGACTTCCAGCTTTCGTATGACCACGACCAAGAGCAGCTCTGGAGGCTCTGGAGGCTCTGGAGGCTTCAAAGGATCAGGAGTGAGCTTCAGAAGCAGCAGCGGTGGCGGTGGCGGTGGCGGTGGCTTTGGAAGCCGTTCCTTGATCATGCCAAGCCGGTCCAGGATGAGCGTCGTGTCCTCATCGTTCGGCGGTGgtcgtgctggtggtggtggtggcggataTGGAGGTGGAGCCAGCTTCAGCTCCATGTCAAGCTACGGCGGcatgggtggtggtggtggcggcggCTTTGGCGGAGGGTATGGTGGCGGCATGGGGATGGGTGGTGGCATGGGGATGGGTGGTGGCATGGGGATGGGTGGCGGTTTCGGTGGCGGAGGTTTCGGTGGCGGCATGGGCGCCCCCATCACCGCAGTGACCGTCAACCAAAGCCTACTGGCCCCCCTCAACTTGGAGATCGACCCCAACATCCAGGTGATCCGCTCCCAGGAGAAGGAGCAGATCAAGGGCCTCAACAACCGCTTCGCCTCCTTCATCGACAAG GTCCGTtttctggagcagcagaacaagatGCTGGAGACCAAGTGGAATCTAATGCAGGGACAGACCACCACCAAGTCCAACATCAACGCCATGTTCGAGGCGTACATCGCCAACCTGCGCAGGCAGCTCGACTCCCTGGGCAATGACAAGATGAAGCTGGAGAGCGATCTGTCTAATATGCAGAACATGGTGGAGGACTTCAAAAACAA ATACGAGGATGAAATCAACAAGCGTGCCAGTGTGGAGAACGAATTTGTCCTGCTGAAGAAG GATGTTGATGGTGCTTACATGAACAAGGTTGAGCTGGAAGCCAAGGTCGATGCACTCCAGGATGAGATTAACTTCCTCAGGGCCATCTACGAAGAG GAGCTTCGCGAGATGCAGTCCCAGATCAAGGACACCTCAGTGGTGTTGGAGATGGACAACAGCCGTAACCTGGACATGGACTCCATCGTGGCCGAAGTGCGCGCTCAGTACGAGGACATCGCTGCCAAGAGCCGTGCCGAGGCTGAGAGCTGGTACAAGCAGAAG TACGAGGAGATGTCCACCTCCGCCGGACAGTACGGTGATGACCTGCGCAACACCAAATCTGAGATCGCCGAACTGAACCGCATGATCAGCAGACTGACCTCTGAGATTGAATCTGTTAAGGGCCAG CGCGGAAACCTGGAGGCTCAGATCGCTGAGGCAGAGGAGCGCGGGGAGCTGGCAGTGAAAGACGCCAAGGCCCGTATTGCAGATCTGGAGGCCGCTCTCCAGAAAGCCAAACAGGACATGGCCCGCCAGGTCCGGGAGTACCAGGAGCTGATGAACGTCAAGCTGGCCCTGGATATTGAGATCGCCACCTACAGGAAACTCCTGGAAGGAGAGGAGAGCAG AATCAGCTCAGGCGGTGGAGCAGTCACAGTACACATGCAGCAGAGTGTATCTTCATCTG gaGGCGGATTCGGAATGGGAGGAGGCGGCGGCGGATACGGCATGGGAGGAGGAATGGGAGGAGGAATGGGAGGAGGAATGGGAGGAGGAGGCGGCAGTGGATTCGGAATGGGAGGAGGAGGCGGCGGCGGTGGATTCGGAATGGGAGGAGGAATGGGAGGAGGCTCTATGAGTGGTGGAGGATACGGAGGCTTTAgcggcggcagcagcggcggtggtggtggcagcagcaAAGTGTCCTATTCACAATCCTCCACGACCAAGACCAAGCGCTACTAA